A stretch of Verrucomicrobiota bacterium DNA encodes these proteins:
- a CDS encoding HlyD family efflux transporter periplasmic adaptor subunit produces MSSLIGLALVTMGLQRLQPAAPLVENALLGTVERGPMPRKVHGNGTLVPEEIRSITAAYSGRIEELPIKVGAAVKANTVLVKLSNPELEQAAFDAEWTLKAAEAQLTNLTVTLASQKLTQQANVAMAEANYNRAKVEAEVNEELAKIDLVPALTLKQSKTNAAELKRLSDIEHERLRISADAAAAQLAVQEAQVRQLRAQLELKRQQVEALKVRAGIDGVLQRLGDQSLLQFGEQVAAGSLVARVTNPKKLMAELKIPETQARDVELEQTAEIDTRNGVVPGVVVREPTGNLDSKNGEAVMDLLRELHREGATICMVTHDPRFARYAERTVHLFDGRIVEESVEAGG; encoded by the coding sequence GTGAGCAGTCTGATCGGTCTTGCGCTGGTGACGATGGGGCTGCAGCGGCTTCAGCCCGCTGCGCCTCTGGTGGAGAATGCGCTGTTGGGCACGGTCGAGCGCGGCCCGATGCCGCGGAAAGTGCACGGCAACGGCACGCTGGTGCCCGAAGAGATTCGTTCCATCACCGCGGCCTACTCAGGCAGGATCGAAGAGCTTCCGATCAAGGTTGGCGCCGCGGTCAAGGCCAACACGGTTCTCGTCAAGCTCAGCAATCCTGAACTCGAACAAGCGGCATTCGACGCGGAATGGACGCTCAAGGCCGCCGAGGCGCAGTTGACCAACCTCACCGTGACCCTGGCCAGTCAGAAGCTCACCCAACAAGCCAACGTGGCCATGGCCGAAGCGAATTACAATCGCGCCAAAGTCGAAGCCGAAGTAAACGAAGAGTTGGCGAAGATTGATCTGGTTCCTGCGCTCACGCTGAAACAGTCCAAGACCAACGCCGCGGAATTGAAACGGCTCAGCGATATCGAACACGAACGGCTGAGAATCAGCGCCGATGCCGCGGCGGCGCAACTCGCGGTGCAAGAGGCGCAGGTCCGCCAATTGCGCGCGCAACTGGAACTCAAGCGGCAGCAAGTCGAGGCGCTGAAGGTGCGGGCGGGCATCGACGGCGTCTTGCAACGACTGGGCGATCAATCCCTGCTGCAATTTGGCGAGCAAGTCGCCGCAGGTTCTCTCGTGGCGCGCGTGACCAATCCGAAGAAACTGATGGCAGAGTTGAAGATTCCTGAAACGCAGGCGCGGGACGTCGAATTGGAGCAGACGGCCGAGATTGATACCCGCAACGGCGTGGTGCCCGGAGTAGTTGTCCGCGAACCCACCGGAAACCTCGATTCCAAGAACGGCGAGGCAGTGATGGATCTCCTGCGCGAATTGCACCGGGAAGGCGCGACGATCTGCATGGTCACGCACGATCCGCGCTTCGCTCGCTACGCCGAACGCACCGTGCATCTCTTCGACGGCCGGATCGTCGAAGAAAGCGTGGAGGCGGGAGGGTAG